Proteins encoded by one window of Acidobacteriota bacterium:
- a CDS encoding polysaccharide biosynthesis/export family protein, producing MRCLVPIRRLPACLAALLAAFCLPALTAAQQVSDYRIGPRDLVDIKVLEVPDLNTEQRVSATGTVSLPIIGEVRVQGYTRRGLAAELERLLEADYVESVTVTVELLEVRSRPISMLGAVAKPGDLEFSGQWTLLEAIAAAGGLAEGHGDSIHVLRRANNGLTDQITIRAQDLLGRADPKVNLPLFAGDLVTVERMVQAKVFFLGEVATPGALEVPSTSRITLLSAIAQVGGLTDRASPRIQIKRRTASGGQQEIEVHYKRILGGQDPDPELRDGDIVYVKESFF from the coding sequence ATGCGGTGTCTTGTACCCATCCGTCGCCTTCCGGCCTGCCTCGCCGCCCTGCTCGCGGCTTTCTGCCTGCCTGCCTTAACGGCAGCGCAGCAGGTGTCCGACTACCGCATCGGGCCGCGCGACCTGGTGGATATCAAGGTGCTCGAGGTGCCGGACCTCAACACTGAGCAGCGGGTCTCGGCGACCGGCACCGTCAGCCTGCCGATCATCGGCGAGGTGCGGGTGCAGGGCTACACCCGGCGCGGCCTCGCCGCCGAGCTCGAGCGCTTGCTCGAAGCCGACTACGTCGAGAGCGTCACCGTCACCGTCGAGCTGCTCGAAGTGCGCTCGCGGCCGATCTCGATGCTCGGCGCCGTCGCCAAGCCGGGAGACCTGGAATTCTCCGGTCAATGGACGCTGTTGGAAGCGATTGCCGCCGCCGGAGGATTGGCGGAAGGCCATGGAGATTCCATTCACGTTCTTCGCCGGGCCAACAACGGGCTGACGGACCAGATCACGATCCGGGCACAGGATCTGCTCGGCCGCGCCGACCCCAAGGTCAACCTGCCGCTCTTCGCCGGTGACCTGGTGACCGTCGAGCGCATGGTGCAGGCGAAGGTTTTCTTTCTCGGAGAGGTCGCAACTCCCGGCGCCCTCGAGGTGCCGAGCACTTCCCGCATCACCCTGCTGTCGGCGATCGCTCAGGTCGGCGGCCTGACCGATCGCGCCTCGCCGCGCATTCAGATCAAGCGGCGCACGGCGTCCGGCGGTCAGCAGGAGATCGAGGTCCACTACAAGCGCATCCTGGGCGGCCAGGATCCGGATCCGGAGCTGCGTGACGGAGACATCGTCTACGTCAAGGAGTCGTTCTTTTGA
- a CDS encoding NTP transferase domain-containing protein, whose protein sequence is MTSTSNAAPFNAAIVTARAGSKSIRDKNVFPVDGKPLVAYPLQAALDAQRIDRVFISTDGDSIAQAARDLGCEVIERPDELGGDTVNHGDVIKHAVEWVDERYAGLANIVLLLGNTVMIDGPLLDHCLETLEAADDLDSVMTVWEAADDHPLRAMEISDGLLRPYGGERNVSTERQSYPRAYYYDQGVWAFRKDCVQRREGPNPWWWMGKRSKPIVRNWVTGRDIHTHLDLSFSQWWLSQLPKIKDL, encoded by the coding sequence GTGACCTCGACCTCCAACGCCGCCCCCTTCAATGCGGCGATCGTCACCGCCCGCGCCGGCAGCAAATCGATTCGCGATAAGAACGTCTTTCCGGTCGACGGTAAACCGCTGGTCGCTTACCCGCTGCAGGCGGCCCTCGACGCCCAGCGCATCGACCGCGTCTTCATCTCGACCGATGGCGACAGCATCGCCCAGGCGGCCCGCGACCTGGGCTGCGAGGTAATCGAGCGACCGGACGAGCTCGGTGGCGACACGGTCAATCACGGCGACGTCATCAAGCACGCCGTCGAATGGGTCGACGAGCGCTACGCGGGACTTGCCAACATCGTCCTCCTGCTCGGCAACACGGTGATGATCGACGGACCCTTGCTCGATCACTGCCTCGAAACCCTCGAGGCGGCCGACGACCTCGACTCGGTGATGACCGTCTGGGAAGCGGCCGACGACCATCCCCTGCGCGCCATGGAGATCTCCGACGGCCTGCTGCGCCCCTACGGTGGCGAGCGCAACGTCTCGACGGAGCGCCAGTCCTATCCGCGGGCCTACTACTACGACCAGGGCGTATGGGCGTTCCGCAAGGACTGCGTGCAGCGCCGCGAAGGTCCCAACCCCTGGTGGTGGATGGGCAAGCGCAGCAAGCCGATCGTGCGCAACTGGGTCACCGGCCGCGATATTCACACCCACCTCGATCTCAGCTTCTCCCAGTGGTGGCTGTCGCAACTGCCGAAGATCAAGGATCTGTAG
- a CDS encoding phosphoglycerate dehydrogenase: MKRVVISTSSFGKISRHPLDLLADAGCEVILNPHGRKLTPAESRELLADADGLIAGTERLDREILAAAPRLRIISRVGTGLDSVDLDAAEELGIKVLNTPDAHVPAVAELTLAGMLAVLRQIAFADRRVRAGQWTKPMGRLLFGKRVGIVGMGRVGRYLRGLLQPFMVELLAHDLEPDPSLEDVRWVGLAELLERSEVVTLHVSGGRLLDADAIASMLPGAVLVNVARGGVVDEAALAEALSSGHLAGAHLDVFEDEPYEGPLTDLDNVLLTSHIGSYAAECRVAMELEATEKVIAHFAAGGAG; encoded by the coding sequence ATGAAACGCGTCGTCATCTCGACCTCGTCCTTCGGCAAGATCTCGCGCCATCCCCTCGATCTCCTCGCCGACGCCGGCTGCGAGGTGATCCTGAATCCCCATGGCCGCAAACTGACGCCGGCCGAAAGCCGTGAGCTGCTGGCCGACGCCGACGGCTTGATCGCCGGCACCGAGCGTCTCGACCGCGAAATTCTCGCCGCGGCGCCACGCCTCAGGATCATCTCGCGCGTCGGCACCGGCCTCGACAGCGTCGACCTCGACGCTGCAGAAGAGCTCGGCATCAAAGTTCTCAACACCCCCGATGCCCACGTTCCGGCGGTCGCCGAGCTCACCCTGGCGGGCATGTTGGCGGTGTTGCGCCAGATCGCTTTCGCCGATCGCCGGGTGCGCGCCGGCCAGTGGACCAAGCCGATGGGCAGGCTGCTCTTCGGCAAGAGAGTGGGCATTGTCGGCATGGGACGGGTGGGGCGCTACCTGCGCGGCCTGTTGCAGCCCTTCATGGTCGAGCTCCTGGCCCACGATCTCGAGCCCGATCCGTCCCTCGAGGACGTGCGCTGGGTTGGCCTGGCGGAGCTCCTCGAAAGGTCCGAGGTCGTGACCCTGCACGTTTCCGGAGGCCGACTGCTCGACGCCGACGCCATCGCCAGCATGCTGCCCGGCGCGGTGCTGGTCAACGTCGCCCGCGGCGGCGTGGTCGACGAGGCCGCCCTCGCCGAAGCCCTCTCCTCCGGCCACCTCGCCGGCGCCCACCTCGACGTCTTCGAAGACGAACCTTACGAAGGTCCCCTCACCGACCTCGACAACGTCCTTCTGACCAGCCACATCGGCTCCTACGCCGCCGAGTGCCGGGTGGCGATGGAGCTCGAGGCGACGGAGAAGGTGATCGCTCATTTCGCCGCGGGAGGAGCGGGATGA
- a CDS encoding CpsB/CapC family capsule biosynthesis tyrosine phosphatase, producing MIDIHSHVLPGIDDGAEDLAQAVEMCRLAAADGVRIMITTPHQRSPSWDNSDARRLHTLRRDLQDAIGALPRLLPGGELRVNAEFLDEMADHERHGLLPLAGSRYLLVELDRHDPRPDAIGLAHELLVAGWRPIFAHPEFIPALREDLDLMHRLRQMGAHFQITAMCLTGDVGRPAKDRCLAMIDEGLVQFVASDAHGVDWRPPGLSAARREIAKRWGDEAARDLTETNATAVVENRPLAVPASI from the coding sequence ATGATCGACATCCACTCGCACGTCCTGCCCGGCATCGACGACGGTGCCGAGGACCTCGCCCAGGCGGTCGAAATGTGCCGTCTGGCGGCCGCCGATGGCGTGCGCATCATGATCACCACGCCGCATCAACGCTCACCGAGCTGGGACAACAGCGACGCCCGCCGGCTCCATACCCTGCGGCGCGATCTGCAAGACGCCATCGGCGCCCTGCCCCGGCTGCTGCCGGGCGGCGAGCTGCGGGTCAATGCCGAGTTCCTCGACGAGATGGCCGACCACGAGCGACACGGCCTGCTGCCCCTGGCCGGCTCGCGCTATCTGCTAGTGGAGCTCGATCGCCACGATCCCCGGCCCGACGCCATCGGTCTCGCCCACGAGCTGCTGGTCGCCGGCTGGCGGCCGATCTTCGCCCACCCGGAGTTCATTCCGGCGCTGCGCGAAGACCTCGACCTGATGCACCGCCTGCGCCAAATGGGAGCCCACTTCCAGATCACCGCCATGTGCCTCACCGGCGACGTCGGACGCCCGGCCAAGGACCGCTGCCTCGCCATGATCGACGAAGGGCTGGTGCAGTTCGTGGCCAGCGATGCCCACGGCGTCGACTGGCGGCCGCCGGGACTGTCGGCGGCGCGGCGCGAGATCGCCAAGCGCTGGGGCGACGAAGCGGCCCGTGACCTGACCGAGACCAACGCCACGGCGGTGGTCGAGAACCGCCCCCTGGCGGTACCAGCGAGCATCTGA
- a CDS encoding oligosaccharide flippase family protein: protein MSAERSVTRRILGNTLWLLSARGLSMPLAFVESIVVARLLGVATFGVLGIVITIVTVTKRLLSFRMNEFVVKYLAEAQESEDPKLGGAVLKGALLTEGVTAGVAFLLIAALAPWTADRFLGDPQAARWIITYGLIVLAEAMIESTTGALQAFDRFALQARFNVLRRLIILLAVVAASLLDGGLGEVIAAYLLGHGTIAIASLVATHREAVRQLGADWWKASWSLLGERWREMRRFTLFTNFGATLSLIIKEADLLWISFFQTPTEAGYYKLAMSLLKVPFAAASPMVKSVYPELSKAVARRSAGAVRKILLRSTQISALWVVPVCLALALLAPWIVERFYGPEFLPAVAVVRLLLIGLGLSNLLFWTRPALLAFGRPDAAFKIAIVNAVLKVALAITLLPIAGYLALAGILSGLYLVGIALSLVVIARELKRLRGLLAGGSEDGPEETQAPA, encoded by the coding sequence ATGAGCGCCGAGCGGTCGGTCACCCGCCGCATCCTCGGCAACACCCTCTGGCTGCTCAGCGCCCGCGGCCTGTCGATGCCGCTGGCCTTCGTCGAGAGCATCGTCGTCGCCCGCCTGCTGGGCGTCGCCACCTTCGGCGTCCTCGGCATCGTCATCACCATCGTGACGGTCACCAAGCGCCTGCTGTCTTTTCGCATGAACGAGTTCGTGGTCAAGTACCTGGCGGAAGCCCAGGAGAGCGAAGACCCCAAGCTCGGCGGGGCGGTCCTGAAGGGCGCCCTGCTCACCGAAGGGGTCACCGCCGGCGTCGCCTTCCTCCTCATCGCCGCCCTCGCGCCGTGGACCGCCGACCGCTTCCTGGGGGACCCGCAGGCGGCCCGCTGGATCATCACCTACGGTCTCATCGTGCTCGCCGAAGCGATGATCGAATCGACCACCGGCGCCCTCCAGGCCTTCGATCGCTTCGCCCTCCAGGCCCGCTTCAACGTCCTGCGGCGCTTGATCATCCTGCTGGCGGTGGTCGCCGCCAGCCTCCTCGACGGCGGCCTCGGCGAGGTCATCGCCGCCTATCTGCTGGGCCACGGCACCATCGCCATCGCCAGCCTCGTCGCCACCCACCGGGAGGCGGTCCGGCAGCTCGGTGCCGATTGGTGGAAGGCCTCCTGGAGCCTGCTTGGCGAGCGCTGGCGGGAGATGCGCCGCTTCACCCTGTTCACCAACTTCGGCGCCACCCTGAGCCTGATCATCAAAGAAGCCGACCTGCTGTGGATCTCCTTCTTCCAGACCCCCACCGAGGCCGGTTACTACAAGCTCGCCATGTCCCTCCTCAAGGTACCCTTCGCCGCCGCTTCGCCGATGGTCAAGTCGGTCTATCCGGAGCTTTCGAAGGCGGTGGCCCGACGCTCCGCCGGCGCAGTGCGCAAGATCCTGCTCCGTAGCACCCAGATCAGCGCCCTCTGGGTGGTGCCGGTCTGCCTCGCCCTGGCGCTGCTGGCGCCCTGGATCGTCGAACGCTTCTACGGCCCGGAATTCTTGCCAGCGGTGGCCGTGGTACGCCTCCTGCTGATCGGACTCGGCCTGTCGAATCTGCTCTTCTGGACCCGGCCGGCGCTGCTCGCCTTTGGCCGCCCCGACGCCGCCTTCAAGATCGCCATCGTCAATGCGGTGCTCAAGGTCGCCCTGGCGATCACCCTGCTGCCGATCGCCGGCTACCTCGCCCTCGCCGGCATCCTCTCGGGCCTCTACCTGGTCGGCATCGCCCTGTCGCTGGTGGTCATCGCCCGCGAGCTGAAACGGCTTCGAGGTCTTCTCGCGGGCGGCTCCGAGGATGGTCCCGAGGAGACGCAAGCTCCGGCCTGA
- a CDS encoding HAD family hydrolase, with amino-acid sequence MTTPPLRAVVFDFDGVILESTEIKTRAFADLFADRPEHREAILRHHLENVGLSRYRKFEWIYRELFAEPLSDEASRQLGERYSAIALEQVMACPMVPGARQVLADLVGKLPAFVASGTPQVELRQIVAERGLGPYFAEVHGAPRPKEAILEDLLQRHRLAPREVVMVGDGMTDLRAAQAVGTRFVGRELGSVFAAEEVPRVADLVGLRPHLGLPPGEGP; translated from the coding sequence ATGACGACCCCGCCCCTGCGCGCCGTGGTCTTCGATTTCGACGGCGTCATCCTCGAGTCGACCGAGATCAAGACCCGCGCCTTCGCCGACCTGTTCGCCGACCGGCCGGAGCACCGCGAGGCGATCCTGCGCCACCACCTCGAAAACGTCGGTCTGTCGCGCTACCGCAAGTTCGAGTGGATCTACCGTGAGCTCTTCGCCGAGCCGCTGAGCGACGAAGCCTCGCGCCAGCTCGGCGAACGCTACTCGGCGATCGCCCTCGAGCAGGTGATGGCCTGCCCGATGGTCCCCGGCGCCCGGCAGGTGCTCGCCGACCTGGTCGGCAAGCTGCCCGCCTTCGTCGCCAGCGGCACACCGCAGGTAGAGCTGCGCCAGATCGTCGCCGAGCGCGGCCTCGGCCCCTACTTCGCCGAGGTCCACGGCGCGCCGCGGCCCAAGGAGGCCATCCTCGAAGACCTCCTCCAACGCCACCGGCTGGCACCGCGGGAGGTGGTGATGGTGGGGGACGGCATGACCGATCTGCGCGCCGCCCAGGCCGTCGGCACCCGATTCGTGGGTCGCGAGCTGGGCTCCGTCTTCGCCGCCGAGGAGGTGCCGCGGGTCGCCGACCTGGTCGGGCTGCGGCCACACCTCGGCCTGCCCCCGGGCGAGGGCCCATGA
- a CDS encoding nucleotide sugar dehydrogenase, translated as MTTTPSEVLLESELATKIQQRQAQVGILGLGYVGLPLALSLAERGFPTLGFDVDGDKVATLMAGDTYIRQCPADRIAPLVTAGRLTATADFGRLGEPDVLLICVPTPLTAQREPDMSYIEATAERIRPTLRRGQLVILESTTYPGTTEGLLRSLLESEAMTCGEDFFLAYSPEREDPGNESHSTSTIPKVVGGVGDAAARLAQAFYDQLVPQTVRVSSARTAEATKLTENIFRAVNIALVNELKIIYDRMGIDIWEVLDAAETKPFGFMRFNPGPGWGGHCIPLDPFYLSWKAREFGMSPKFIELAGEINVTMAAYVLDKLQSALNERRLPVRGSRILMLGIAYKKNVADPRESPAFELLERLLEMGAEVSYHDPYIPEAPRMRTWPDLPPMRSVELTAETLAAQDAVLLVTDHRDVDYDAVLEHAGLVVDTRGIYRQPHAKVVKA; from the coding sequence ATGACGACGACACCTTCCGAGGTTCTCCTCGAATCCGAGCTGGCGACCAAAATCCAGCAACGGCAGGCCCAGGTCGGCATTCTGGGCCTCGGCTATGTCGGCCTACCGCTGGCCCTGTCCCTGGCGGAGCGCGGCTTCCCGACCCTCGGCTTCGACGTCGACGGCGACAAGGTCGCCACCCTGATGGCCGGCGACACCTACATCCGTCAGTGTCCGGCCGATCGCATCGCCCCCTTGGTGACCGCCGGCCGCCTCACCGCCACCGCCGATTTCGGCCGCCTCGGCGAGCCCGACGTGCTGCTGATCTGCGTACCCACGCCGCTCACCGCCCAGCGCGAGCCGGACATGAGCTACATCGAGGCCACCGCCGAGCGCATTCGGCCGACGCTGCGTCGCGGCCAATTGGTGATCCTCGAATCGACCACCTATCCCGGCACCACCGAAGGGTTGCTGCGCTCCCTCCTCGAGAGCGAGGCGATGACCTGCGGCGAAGATTTCTTCCTCGCCTACTCGCCGGAGCGCGAGGATCCCGGCAACGAGAGTCACTCGACCAGCACCATCCCGAAGGTGGTCGGCGGCGTCGGTGACGCGGCGGCCCGCCTCGCCCAGGCCTTCTACGACCAGCTCGTGCCACAGACGGTGCGGGTGTCGTCGGCGCGCACGGCAGAGGCCACCAAGCTGACCGAGAACATCTTCCGCGCCGTCAACATCGCCCTGGTCAACGAGCTCAAGATCATCTACGACCGCATGGGCATCGACATCTGGGAGGTCCTCGACGCCGCCGAGACCAAGCCCTTCGGCTTCATGCGCTTCAATCCCGGCCCGGGCTGGGGTGGGCACTGCATTCCCCTCGACCCCTTCTACCTGTCCTGGAAGGCGCGCGAGTTCGGCATGTCGCCGAAGTTCATCGAGCTCGCCGGCGAGATCAACGTCACCATGGCGGCCTACGTCCTCGACAAGCTGCAGAGCGCCCTCAACGAGCGCCGCCTGCCGGTGCGCGGCAGTCGCATTCTGATGCTCGGCATCGCCTACAAGAAGAACGTCGCCGATCCGCGCGAGAGCCCGGCCTTCGAGCTTCTCGAGCGTCTCCTCGAGATGGGCGCCGAAGTGAGCTATCACGACCCCTACATTCCCGAGGCACCGCGCATGCGCACCTGGCCCGATCTGCCACCGATGCGCTCCGTCGAGCTCACCGCCGAGACCCTCGCCGCCCAAGACGCGGTGCTGCTGGTGACCGACCATCGCGACGTCGACTACGACGCCGTGCTCGAGCATGCCGGGCTGGTTGTCGACACCCGCGGCATTTATCGCCAGCCCCACGCCAAGGTGGTCAAGGCCTGA
- a CDS encoding NAD(P)-dependent oxidoreductase, with protein sequence MSDVPDAPSALVTGGAGFLGSHIADTLSERGFAVTLFDRQPSPYRRPDQQMVEGDILDADALMAAAEGCDVVYHLAALADLNEARSRPHDAAKLNILGTLHALEAARAHRARRFVFASTVYVYSRAGGFYRCSKQSCEAFIEEFQRQSGLAYTILRYGSLYGPRADASNGFYHLLRQARQEGRIVHSGRPDDRRDYIHVGDAARLSVDALDPAHENQHLVLTGPTSTRLEDLFTMFEEILGRRIEVDYRAAEGDGHYRVTPYAYSPRTGHKLTSNLSVDMGQGILQLLEQLDGENPENQPAEPTS encoded by the coding sequence ATGAGCGACGTCCCCGACGCCCCCAGCGCTCTCGTCACCGGCGGCGCTGGCTTCCTCGGCAGCCATATCGCCGACACCTTGAGCGAACGCGGCTTCGCAGTCACCCTCTTCGACCGCCAACCCTCTCCCTATCGACGCCCTGACCAACAGATGGTCGAAGGCGACATCCTCGACGCCGACGCCCTGATGGCCGCCGCCGAGGGCTGCGACGTGGTCTATCACCTGGCCGCCCTCGCCGACCTCAACGAGGCCCGTTCGCGGCCCCACGACGCCGCCAAGCTCAATATCCTCGGGACCCTCCACGCCCTCGAAGCGGCGCGCGCCCATCGCGCCCGCCGCTTCGTCTTCGCCAGCACGGTTTACGTCTACAGCCGCGCCGGCGGCTTCTACCGCTGCTCGAAGCAGTCCTGCGAGGCCTTCATCGAGGAGTTCCAGCGTCAGTCCGGCCTCGCTTACACCATCCTGCGCTACGGGAGCCTGTACGGCCCGCGGGCCGATGCCAGCAACGGCTTCTACCACCTGCTGCGCCAGGCCCGCCAGGAGGGCCGTATCGTCCACAGCGGCCGGCCCGACGACCGGCGCGACTACATTCACGTCGGCGACGCCGCGCGCCTCAGCGTCGACGCCCTCGATCCGGCCCACGAGAACCAGCACCTGGTACTCACCGGCCCGACCTCGACCCGCCTCGAAGATCTCTTCACCATGTTCGAAGAGATTCTCGGCCGCCGGATCGAGGTCGACTACCGGGCGGCCGAGGGCGACGGTCACTATCGCGTCACCCCTTACGCCTACAGCCCGCGCACCGGCCACAAACTGACCTCGAACCTCTCCGTCGACATGGGGCAGGGCATCCTGCAGCTGCTCGAGCAGCTCGATGGCGAGAACCCCGAGAACCAACCCGCGGAGCCCACGTCGTGA
- a CDS encoding polysaccharide biosynthesis tyrosine autokinase, translating to MSNPGIYDLEDSAPPAAPMPPSEGGFDLRETALRLTRRWQLILAVMLAVLALALVKYKLTPPAYRAEATIQIERKSLTPFASSQTPWLENWWNMEYYPTQYALLRSRGLAEDVIQNLNLLDDPAFVGEAGLTASSAADESPDFYQDNAVLGRYANRLLGGLSVDPKRGTQLVELSYVANDPEFAARVVNGFANTYIYRSIASQSENVTRASNFLDQQITTLKDEIKTAERELQTANHSQGIVTSNPESDVTQQRLTSLNEDYMRVVRDRIEKQAEYEELVNSPLETVADEQSNGLVSTLRKELAVKEREYDSQRQNFKPDWPPLVELRTTIEKEREYLEGVIRREADLAKRAASAEVQTLRRQESKLAGEIERARGQAEQQNLASVGVENLRVEIETRRQLLDELLRKQSETSMAFTVQNPEVRFSSLEFGTDDSGSNVKLVERALVPGGKFRPSLTRSVAFGGFGGLLLGLGFAFLLEFLDRSVKTVGELEKILGLPVLAAIPDVSETARGYGYGYGYGYGYGRSRDKKNGRAAEKKRKAEPVQVELAPHNQPRQLISEAYRSLRTAVLLSSAEELRVIAITSAEAGEGKTATLSNLAIVLAQLGRRVLLLDGDLRKPRQHQVFGLSNREGLVSYLTGSAAIEQIVFRTVVPNLFVAPAGPTPPNPSELLASDRMGTLVDQAREQFDYVLIDTPPALAVTDATIGGSLADGVVLCFRAGNVPREDVRACRDRLLMADVRLLGAVLNRHRSGGARYGKRYEGYVAPYGEEEPTSTHSAA from the coding sequence TTGAGCAATCCCGGGATCTACGACCTCGAAGACAGCGCCCCGCCGGCAGCACCGATGCCGCCCTCCGAAGGCGGTTTCGATCTGCGCGAGACGGCGCTGCGCTTGACCCGTCGCTGGCAGCTAATCCTGGCCGTGATGCTGGCGGTGCTCGCCCTCGCCCTGGTCAAGTACAAGCTGACGCCGCCGGCCTACCGCGCCGAGGCCACCATCCAGATCGAACGCAAGAGCCTGACGCCCTTCGCCAGCAGCCAGACCCCCTGGCTCGAGAACTGGTGGAACATGGAGTACTACCCCACCCAGTACGCCCTGCTGCGCAGCCGAGGCCTGGCCGAGGACGTGATCCAAAACCTCAACCTGCTCGACGATCCGGCCTTTGTCGGGGAGGCGGGGCTGACGGCATCTTCGGCGGCCGACGAGAGCCCTGACTTCTATCAGGACAACGCCGTTCTGGGCCGCTATGCGAATCGCCTCCTCGGCGGCCTGTCGGTGGACCCCAAGCGCGGCACCCAACTGGTGGAGCTGAGCTATGTCGCCAACGATCCCGAGTTCGCGGCGCGGGTGGTCAACGGCTTCGCCAACACCTACATCTACCGCAGCATCGCCAGCCAGTCCGAAAACGTCACCCGCGCTTCGAACTTTCTCGATCAACAGATCACCACCCTCAAGGACGAGATCAAGACCGCCGAGCGCGAGCTCCAGACGGCCAACCACAGCCAGGGCATCGTCACCAGCAATCCGGAGTCGGACGTCACCCAGCAGCGCCTCACCTCCCTCAACGAGGACTACATGCGGGTGGTGCGCGATCGCATCGAGAAGCAGGCCGAGTACGAAGAGCTGGTGAATTCCCCCCTGGAGACCGTCGCCGACGAACAGTCGAACGGCCTGGTCAGCACGCTGCGCAAGGAGCTCGCCGTCAAGGAGCGCGAGTACGACTCGCAGCGCCAGAACTTCAAGCCCGACTGGCCGCCGCTGGTGGAGCTCCGAACGACCATCGAGAAGGAGCGCGAGTACCTCGAGGGCGTGATCCGCCGCGAGGCCGACCTCGCCAAGCGCGCCGCCAGCGCCGAGGTCCAGACCCTGCGCCGCCAGGAGTCCAAGCTGGCCGGCGAGATCGAGCGCGCCCGCGGCCAGGCGGAGCAACAGAACCTCGCCTCCGTCGGGGTCGAGAACTTGCGGGTCGAGATCGAGACCCGCCGTCAGCTCCTCGACGAGCTGCTGCGCAAGCAGTCGGAAACCTCGATGGCGTTCACGGTGCAGAACCCGGAGGTGCGCTTCAGCAGCCTCGAGTTCGGCACCGACGACTCGGGCTCGAACGTCAAGCTGGTCGAGCGCGCCCTGGTCCCGGGCGGCAAGTTCCGCCCCAGCCTGACCCGCAGCGTCGCCTTCGGCGGCTTCGGCGGCCTGCTCCTCGGCCTCGGCTTCGCCTTCCTCCTGGAGTTCCTCGACCGCTCCGTGAAGACCGTCGGCGAGCTCGAGAAAATCCTTGGTCTGCCGGTGCTGGCGGCCATCCCCGACGTCTCGGAAACCGCCCGCGGTTATGGCTACGGCTACGGATATGGCTACGGCTACGGCCGTTCGAGGGACAAGAAGAACGGCCGAGCGGCGGAAAAGAAGCGCAAGGCCGAACCGGTGCAGGTCGAGCTAGCGCCGCACAACCAACCGCGCCAGCTGATTTCCGAAGCCTACCGCTCGCTGCGCACGGCGGTACTGCTGTCGTCCGCCGAGGAGCTGCGCGTCATCGCCATCACCTCGGCCGAAGCCGGCGAGGGCAAGACCGCCACTCTCAGCAACCTCGCCATCGTCCTCGCCCAGCTCGGCCGTCGCGTCCTGCTGCTCGATGGCGATCTGCGCAAGCCGCGCCAACACCAGGTCTTCGGTCTGTCGAATCGTGAAGGCTTGGTGAGCTATCTCACCGGCAGCGCCGCCATCGAGCAGATCGTCTTCCGCACGGTGGTCCCCAACCTGTTCGTGGCGCCGGCCGGACCAACACCACCGAACCCGTCCGAGCTGCTCGCCTCGGATCGTATGGGCACGCTGGTGGACCAGGCCCGAGAGCAGTTCGACTACGTGCTGATCGACACGCCGCCGGCCCTCGCCGTCACCGACGCCACCATCGGCGGCTCGCTGGCCGATGGCGTGGTGCTCTGCTTCCGCGCCGGCAACGTGCCGCGGGAAGACGTTCGAGCCTGCCGTGATCGCCTGCTGATGGCCGACGTTCGACTGCTCGGCGCAGTCCTCAACCGTCATCGTTCGGGCGGCGCCCGCTACGGCAAACGCTACGAGGGCTACGTCGCTCCCTACGGCGAGGAAGAGCCGACTTCGACCCACTCGGCGGCCTGA